Below is a window of Pseudomonas monteilii DNA.
CGCCCATCGCGGCGCCGGATGGCCTGTCGCCCTTGGGCGAGCAGGCTGTCACCCGGCTCAATGACCTGGGCGTGATCATCGACGTGTCGCGGCTCTCGAGTCAGGCCCTGCGCCAGGCAGCACGGCTCAGTCGCGCTCCGCTGGTCGCCTCGCGATCGGCACCACGTGCGGTGCCGGGTCTGCCCTATGACCTTGGCGATGAAGACCTGCGGTCGATCGCCGCCACCGAGGGCGTGGTGATGATCCCGGTCTACGACGAAGGCCGCCCGGCGAATGCCAGCCAGAAAACCACGCTGCGCGACTATGGCGATGCCATCGACCAGGCGGTGAAGATCGTCGGCATCGCACATGTCGGCCTGAGCTCAGGCTTCCACGAGAGACGTGACGCCATCGGCTTCGAACCGGTCGGCCAGGCACGCAACGTCACCGCCGAGCTGCTGCGCCGTGGTTACGACGAAGCCGACATCGTCCAGCTCTGGGGCGGCAACTTCCTTCGCGTCTGGGCGCAGGTCCAGCGTTCTTCCACCTCCCTGGTCACCCGTTGACAGGCGTACGGCGCACTCTCCATGTCCAATCGCAGAACCTTCATCAAACAGGCCGGCCTGCTGGCCGCCTCGTTGCCGTTCACCAGCCTGGCCAGCGAGCCGGCCATGACGAGCGCGCCCCAAGGCCCGGCCAAATGGACCTGGCTGCGTTCGCTGTTCGAGCAGGATCCGCGCTACCTGCACTTCGCCAACTTCCTGATCACTTCGCACCCACGCCCGGTGCGCGACGCCATCGCCCGCCACCGCGCCGACCTCGATCGCAATCCGGGCCTGTTGATGGACTGGGACCTGGAAGAAGGCTGGAAACGCGAGGACCAGGTGCGCCGCGCAGCCGGTGCCTACCTCAAGGCGCACCCTGCGCAGATCGCCCTGACCGGCAGTACCACCGACGGCCTGGCCATGGTCTTCGGCGGCCTGCAGGTGCGCCCTGACCAGGAAATCCTCATCACCCACCATGAACACTACTGCGTGCAGAACGTGCTGGACTTCCGGACGGCGCGTGAAGGCACGCAGGTGCGTCGCATCAGCCTGTTCGACGACCCGCAGCGGGTGAGCACCGACGAGATCCTCGGCAACATCGCCAAAGGCGTGCGCCCCAACACGCGGGTACTGGGCATGACCTGGGTGCAATCGGGCAGCGGGGTCAAGCTGCCGATCGGCGAGATCGGCCAGCTGGTGGCCGAGCGCAATCGGGATCGCGACGAAAAGGACCGCATCCTCTACGTGATCGATGGCGTGCACGGGTTCGGCGTCGAAAACCTGGACTTCCCCGACATGCATTGCGACTACTTCATCGCCGGCACGCACAAGTGGTTGTTCGGCCCGCGCGGCACCGGCATCGTCTGTGCCCGTTCGGCCCAGGCCAGGGACATCACCCCCCTGGTGCCGACCTTCTCGGCCGACAAGGACTTCGCCACCCGCCTGAGCCCAGGGGGCTACCACAGCTTCGAGCACCGCTGGGCCCTGGACCAGGCCTTCGACCTGCACCTGCAATTGGGCAAGGCCGACGTGCAGGCACGGATCCACCAGCTCAACGGCTACCTGCGCGAGCGGCTGGTAGCGATGCCCCAGGTGGAGCTGGTGACGCCTATGAACCCTGCCTTGTCCTCAGGCTTCAGTTTCTTCCGGATCAAGGGACAGGACTGCGACCACGTGGCGAAGCAATTGATGCGCCAGCGGGTGGTGGTTGATGCGGTGGACCGGGACGTCGGACCGGTAGTGCGCACGGCGCCGGGACTGCTGAACGACGAAGCGCAGGTCGAGGGGCTGCTCAAGGCGTTACGGTCGGTGGGGTGAGACGAACGCGCGCAGTGGACACCGGACGGCGCTTTCAAGCCCTCAGGCCCGAATCACGGCGCACGGGCCCTGCCCGCCAGCCGTTCACCGTAGAAACATTTGCTTGCACTTAACCTGCGAGGAATTTCGATTCTCGTTCGTCTTTAGGGTTAAATCCCCAGGCTTCGCCCAGGGTGCGCTTTTCCCCGCGTCCCTGCGCCAAGCCCATTCATCGATCTCGCGACATCCAGGTTGCCCGTTCATCATGTCCAAAAAATCACGCTCGAAACTCTGGTTCCTGGTCCACAGCTGGCTCGCGCTGCCCATCTGGTTCTTCGTGCTGATCGTCTGCTTCACCGGCATGCTGGCGGTGGTGAGCCAGGAGATCGTCTGGCTGGCCAACCCGGACGTGCGGGCCAGCAAGCCGAACGACGAGGCCGAGCGCCTGAGCTATCAGCAGATCCTCGATGCGCTGCACAAGGCCGAACCGGACATGGCCGTGCGCTCGCTGAGCCAGCCGGACGGCTCGCACTTCGCGCTCAACGTCGGCGTCACCTTCCCCGACGGTACTGCCCCGACGCTCTATGTGAACCCCTACACCGGCGCGATCCAGGGCAAGAGCCCGGACTTCAGCTTCGAGCAGTTCACCCGCGCACTGCACGGCTGGTGGCTGGTGCCCTTCACCAACGGCTACAGCTGGGGCTGGTACCTGGTCTCGCTGCTCGGCCTGCCGATGCTCGCTTCGCTGGTCACCGGCCTGGTGGTGTACAAGAAGTTCTGGCGCGGTTTCTTCAAGCCTGTACGCACCGGCCATGGTTCACGCATCTTCTGGGGCGACGTACACCGCCTGGCCGGCGTCTGGTCGATCTGGTTCATCGCAGTCATCTCGATCACCGGCACCTGGTTCCTGATCCAGGCGATTCTCGGCGACAATCACATCACGATCTCCAGCGAACCGGTAGTGCCCGTGATCGCCCGCGAGGACGTGCCGCGCACCACCGACGGCACCCCGGCCCCACGCATCGACCTGGACGAAGCGGCGCGCATCGCCACGGCACAGATCCCGGGCCTGGACATCAGCTTCGTCTCGCTGCCTGCCACGGCCTACAGCCATGTCAGCCTGGGCGGTCGCGGCTGGTACCCGCTGATGTTCCAGAGCGCCGACGTCAACCCCTACACCCGCCGCGTGGACAGCCAGTTCCTGCTCGAGGACCGCTCGGCGCTGGAATTCGTCACCGAGTCCATGCGCCCCTTGCACACCGGCGACTTCGGCGGTCTGCCGATCAAGCTGATCTGGTTCTTCTTCGGCCTGGTCCTGACGCTGATGGTGCTGAGCGGGCTGCTGATCTGGACCAAGCGCACCGCCCAGGCTACCGCCGCCGCGCTCAAGCGTAGCGAGCGCGGCGTTCGTCCACGTACCCCGCGTCTCGAGACCGCCGTGGAGGCGCAATCATGAGCCAGGCCCCTGCCCTGCAGTACAGCCCCGTACGCCAGTTCTGGCTGAAATGGCGGTTCCACCTGAACATCCTGCTGATCCTGATCCCGCTGGGCTTCATGCCCAAGTACTTTGCCGATGCCAAGCTGTTCCGCGGCGAAGGCGGTCTGGGTGCGAACCTGGTCAAGGACATCCAGGTCGGCCCTTACCGCATCGACCTGGCCGAGTTCCGTGACGAAGCCCCCGTGGCCGACGGCCCCGCCGGGCATTTCAAGCTGTTCAACGCAGCCCTGTGCACGACCTGCACCGACGGCGCCAAGGCCGTCTACCTGCGCATCGGCAAGCCGCGCAGCCTGCGCACGGCCGGCACGATCTTCTTCGGCCCGCCCTACCGCATGATCACCTCATTGCCCATCCCGCCCCGTACCCAACCCGATGCCGAACTCTGGATCAGCATCGAAGGCTGGGACGGCAGCCTGCACCAGGCCTCGATCCCGCTGGCCCAGGCCTCGCCGGCCACCGTCGCCTGGCTGAACCGACAAGGAGCCAAGAAATGACCCCTGCATTGCGCATCCTCACCCTGCCGCTCCTGCTACTGGCCGCGACCCCTGCCCTGGCGCACAACCCGATGTGCGAGTGCTCGCCGGTGGACGCCGAGCAGATCAAATGCACCGGCGGCTTTTCCGACGGCAGCGGCGCGCCGGGCGTGACCCTCGACGTGATCGGCTACGACGAGCAGGTGCTGGTCGGCGGCAAGCTGGGCGACGACTCGAGCCTGACCTTCAAGCGCCCCGACGGGGAGTTCTACGTGCTGTTCGACGCCGGCCCCGGCCACGTGGTGGAAGTCGATCACGCCGATATCGGTGAGCCATGAGCCGCACCCAGGTCGTTCGCCCGGCCGGTGCCGGGCATGAATCGTTGTACGTCCTGCTGGTCGCGCTGCTGATCGTGATCGTGGCCGGCACGGTGGTGACGCTGCGCGGCGAGCGCGAGGACGAGGTGCGCTTCGCTGCGCACCAGATCGACGCGCGGCGCGACTTGAGCGCTGCCGAGCAAGGCCTGTTCACCGACCTGCATGTGGCCTTCGACGAGATCCGCCTGCTGCAGGAGGAGCGCGGTGAGCTACCCGACGTCGCGCAGCTCGCCGACGAGGGCCTGCCGCCCTTCGTCACCGACGCCAGCAGCGTCAGCCGCGGCGGCCATCGCTGGACGCTGCTCGACTCGGGTGCCTACCTGGGGCGCAGTCAGGACCGCCAGGTCGCAGGCGATCTGCTGATGCTGCCGCCTGGCGCGCCCGAAGCGTCGGCCGACGTCTGGCTGCTGCGCGCGTCCGGTGGACCGCTGCCCGACGCGCTGACGTCGGAAGCGCTCGCCGCGCAAGGCTGGCGCCAGGTCACCACGCACTACGACGCCGGGGTCACCCGCCAACACCGTCACTGAACCCAAGGACTCCCCATGCTCCGCTCCGCCTTCGCTCGCCGCCTGCTCGGCCTGTTCCTGGCCTGTGCCCTGCCCGCCCTGGCCCTGGCCGACGGCGCCAAGCCGCTGCGCATCGGCATCACGCTGCACCCTTACTACAGCTACGTGAGCAACATCGTCGGCGACAAGGCCGAGGTGGTGCCGCTGATTCCGGCCGGTTTCAACCCCCATGCCTACGAGCCACGTGCCGAGGACATCAAGCGCATCGGCACGCTCGACGTGATCGTGCTCAACGGCGTCGGCCATGACGACTTCGCCGACCGCATGATCGCCGCCAGCGAGAGACCCGACATCAAGACCATCGAGGCCAACGCCAACGTGCCGCTGCTGGCGGCCACCGGCATCGCCGCGCGTGGTGCCGGCAAGGTGGTCAACCCGCACACCTTCCTGTCGATCAGCGCGACCATCGCCCAGGTCAACAACATCGCCCGCGAACTGGGCAAGCTGGACCCGGACAACGCCCGCTACTACACCCAGAACGCCCGCGCCTACGCCAAACGCCTGCGCGCCCTGCGTGCCGAGGCCCTGGCCAAGGTGTCCCAGGCCCCGGATGCGACGTTCCGGGTGGCCACCATCCATGCCGCCTACGACTACCTGGTCCGAGACTTCGGCCTGGAAGTCACGGCGGTGGTCGAGCCGGCCCACGGCATCGAAC
It encodes the following:
- a CDS encoding ABC transporter substrate-binding protein produces the protein MLRSAFARRLLGLFLACALPALALADGAKPLRIGITLHPYYSYVSNIVGDKAEVVPLIPAGFNPHAYEPRAEDIKRIGTLDVIVLNGVGHDDFADRMIAASERPDIKTIEANANVPLLAATGIAARGAGKVVNPHTFLSISATIAQVNNIARELGKLDPDNARYYTQNARAYAKRLRALRAEALAKVSQAPDATFRVATIHAAYDYLVRDFGLEVTAVVEPAHGIEPSPAQLKKTIDQLKALDVKVIFSEMDFPSAYVETIQRESGVHIYPLTHISYGEYTADKYEVEMKRNMDTVVRAIEERRT
- a CDS encoding class V aminotransferase, whose protein sequence is MSNRRTFIKQAGLLAASLPFTSLASEPAMTSAPQGPAKWTWLRSLFEQDPRYLHFANFLITSHPRPVRDAIARHRADLDRNPGLLMDWDLEEGWKREDQVRRAAGAYLKAHPAQIALTGSTTDGLAMVFGGLQVRPDQEILITHHEHYCVQNVLDFRTAREGTQVRRISLFDDPQRVSTDEILGNIAKGVRPNTRVLGMTWVQSGSGVKLPIGEIGQLVAERNRDRDEKDRILYVIDGVHGFGVENLDFPDMHCDYFIAGTHKWLFGPRGTGIVCARSAQARDITPLVPTFSADKDFATRLSPGGYHSFEHRWALDQAFDLHLQLGKADVQARIHQLNGYLRERLVAMPQVELVTPMNPALSSGFSFFRIKGQDCDHVAKQLMRQRVVVDAVDRDVGPVVRTAPGLLNDEAQVEGLLKALRSVG
- a CDS encoding thiamine pyrophosphate-binding protein, yielding MSQAPALQYSPVRQFWLKWRFHLNILLILIPLGFMPKYFADAKLFRGEGGLGANLVKDIQVGPYRIDLAEFRDEAPVADGPAGHFKLFNAALCTTCTDGAKAVYLRIGKPRSLRTAGTIFFGPPYRMITSLPIPPRTQPDAELWISIEGWDGSLHQASIPLAQASPATVAWLNRQGAKK
- a CDS encoding peptidase — protein: MSKKSRSKLWFLVHSWLALPIWFFVLIVCFTGMLAVVSQEIVWLANPDVRASKPNDEAERLSYQQILDALHKAEPDMAVRSLSQPDGSHFALNVGVTFPDGTAPTLYVNPYTGAIQGKSPDFSFEQFTRALHGWWLVPFTNGYSWGWYLVSLLGLPMLASLVTGLVVYKKFWRGFFKPVRTGHGSRIFWGDVHRLAGVWSIWFIAVISITGTWFLIQAILGDNHITISSEPVVPVIAREDVPRTTDGTPAPRIDLDEAARIATAQIPGLDISFVSLPATAYSHVSLGGRGWYPLMFQSADVNPYTRRVDSQFLLEDRSALEFVTESMRPLHTGDFGGLPIKLIWFFFGLVLTLMVLSGLLIWTKRTAQATAAALKRSERGVRPRTPRLETAVEAQS